Part of the Woronichinia naegeliana WA131 genome, GAAGGTTTGACCTATACGGTGGTGTCGGAAGTACCCTATCGCGATCGCACGGTCTTGCGTCAGGCTCCCCAGGAATATAGCCCAGGTGTACAGAAGAAATACTTACCCATTCCCCCGCAAATTGAAGAAAAGGTCAGAAAGCGAACCTTGGAGTTGTTATCTAAATCGCCTAAACCGATTAATTCTGCCTACGAAGCGGCCCTCTATCTAACCCAAGCCTTAAAGCAAAATTACACAGTTAAGGAAATTCCTTTTTTTGACCCCAAAGAAGATTTGGTAGAGGCCTTTTTATTCAAATATCAAGGCGGTTATCCCGACCACTTCTCGACAGTGTTAACGGTCATGTTGCGTTCTATTGGGATTCCTAGCCGATTAGCGGTGGGGTTTGGATCGGGCCAATTCAATCCCTTTACCGGTTACTATCTGGTTCACAATACCGATGCCCATGCCCTGACGGAGGTTTATTTCCCCTATTTTGGTTGGTTTAGTTTTGATCCCATTCCAGGTCATGATTTATATCCCTCTTCCTTTGAAGACGAAGAAACCTTTAGCGTTTTAAAACAAATTTGGAATTGGGTGGCCAGTTGGCTGCCGTCCCCAATCACTAATTTTTTAAGTCTCTTTTGGACAAATATGATTGGGGCTTTGTTAGGTTTTCTGGGATGGCTTTGGAATTTGGTCTCAGGAAGTTTGCTAGGTGCTTTATTAGGGCTGATTTTAGCGATCGCGGCCGGTTTTGTCGGTTGGCTCGGTTGGGAACAGGCTCGACGCTGGCTCTATCAACAACGTTTAGCGAAAATGCCCCCGATGGCCAGACTTTATCAACAAATGTTAATCGCGCTTAAAGGTCAAGGTCATGGCAAAAGTGTGGCCCAAACGCCGTCGGAATATGTCCAATCTTTACGGGAATATTTAACGGTTGAACAGCTAGAAGTGGTAGAGGAGATTTCCCTTGCCTATGTGAGTTGGCGATACGGTGGTCAACCTCAAAATCTGGATTACCTACAGCAACAATTTAGAACGCTGTTACGAAGTCTGGAACGCCAAAAATCCCAGGCTTTTCTCGCTCAATTTCATCGCTAATGATTAAATTTTCCCTCACAGTTATTATAAGGCGATCGCTTTGGGTAACATCTGATTAAAATACAAGAATCCTGATCAATGATTCTATGGCGACTCAATGTTTAAATCCTGATTGTTTGGCGGTTAATGCTGAAACCCACCGTTTTTGTCAGAAATGTGGACAGAAGCTCTGGCTCAAAGACCGTTATCAAGCTCTTAAACTGATCGGTCAAGGCGGCTTTGGTAAAACTTTTTTGGCCATTATCACGATATACCCAGAAAACCCCGTTGTGTGATTAAGCAGTTTTCCCCCCCAAATTCCAGCTTTATTGGCCTATTTTATCCCTGAAGATCAACGTCAATATTTGGTACAAAAATATATTGAAGGGGAAAACCGACAGCAGGAGTTAAACAGTCTAGGGGTTTTTAATGAGGCTAAAATTCGGGCTTTGTTAGCGGATTTATTGCCTGTTTTGGGTTTTATTCATCAACGCGGAGTCATTCATCGGGATATTAAGCCAGAGAACATTATTCGCAGAAAACAGGATAATAAGTTAGTTTTAGTGGATTTTGGAGCGGCTAAAGCGATCACTCCAGCTAATCGTTCGGTGACGGGAACGGTAATCGGTTCGGCGGCAGCAATTCTAAATTTGCGCTATAGCAAGGGTTTCAGGTTTTAGTTCGCGTAATACGGGGTAAGATTCAACGGGATTAACAAGTTCATTTTACGAGTCTTCAGGCTTTTGCGTACAACAGTGCGCCTGGAATGGCCCCAAAACCCCCTTTAAAATGTTCTTTAAATCTCTAAAAGGTTTACTGTGTCTAAAACTGAGAATTGTTGGTACAAAGGGATGGATCAGGGTTAGCGACAATCCGTTTGCTATAATAAGATGCCCTTTTTTGCCAATCCCGTCCCGATGGGTTGAGCCGTCACCCTATGTTAAGAGCCGGAATCGTCGGATTACCCAATGTGGGAAAATCTACCCTATTCAATGCGTTAGTTGCCAATGCGAAGGCGGAAGCTGCCAATTTCCCCTTCTGTACCATTGAACCCAATGTGGGCGTTGTTTCTGTACCCGATCGCCGTTTGGAGGTGTTGGCCAAGCTGTCCCAATCCCAGAAAATTGTACCGACCCGGATTGAGTTTGTGGATATTGCCGGTTTAGTGAAGGGAGCTAGTCAGGGAGAGGGTTTGGGGAATCAATTTTTGGCCAATATTCGAGAAGTGGATGCCATTGTTCAGGTGGTTCGTTGTTTTGACGATGATGATATCATTCACGTTTCTGGTTCCGTTGATCCAGCCAGGGACATTGAAGTCATTAATTTAGAATTGGCCCTTGCGGATTTAGCCCAGGTGGAAAAACGTTTAGATCGCTGTCGTAAACAGGCCAAGGGGAATAAAGAATTTCAAGCAGAAGCCGCAGTATTAGAGAAACTTTTTGTGGCGTTAAATGAAGGCCAACCGGCTCGCCAGGTGGATCTCAGTGAAGAAGAGGCGGAACTCATTAAAAATCTAGGTCTGTTAACCCGTAAGCCGATTATCTATGCAACAAATGTTTCAGAAGATGATTTGGCATCGGGCAATGCCTGGGTGGAAGCGGTTAAGGCGATCGCGGTTAAGGAAAATGCCAAGGTGGTGGTTATTTCTGCCCAGGTGGAATCGGAATTAGTCGAACTTGCGGCTGAGGAACGGTTAGACTTTTTGCAAGCCTTGGGCGTAGAAGAAGGGGGACTGCAATCCTTAATTACGGCAACCTATGAACTGTTAGGATTGCGAACCTATCTGACCACCGGCCCCCAGGAAACCAGAGCCTGGACAATTTTGGCTGGCATGAAGGCTCCCCAGGCGGCGGGGGTCATCCACACCGATTTTGAACGGGGTTTTATTCGGGCGGAAACCGTTGCATTTGACGATTTGGTGAACACGGGTAGTATGCAAGCGGCTAAGGAAAAGGGGTTAGTACGGAGTGAGGGCAAGGAATATGTGGTACAGGAGGGGGATGTGCTGTTATTCCGTTTTAATGTTTAGAGGAAGCGATCTAGGGCAGATTTTAATTCCTCAATTTCACTTTCAATGTTGCCCTCTTTGGCTGCGCGGGTGATACATTCACTTAAATGTTCATCCAAGATGAGACGGGCGACCCGATCAATTGCACCTCGGACTGCGGCCACTTGGATTAAAACTTCTGGGCAAGGGCGGCTTTCTGTCACCATGGTTTTAATGCCGCGAATGTGTCCTTCTATGCGCGAGAGACGGTTAATGATTTGTCGGAGAGAGGCTTCACTGTGGATATGGGGATGATCCGCTTCCGTATGCAAATGT contains:
- a CDS encoding phosphotransferase, whose translation is MAYFIPEDQRQYLVQKYIEGENRQQELNSLGVFNEAKIRALLADLLPVLGFIHQRGVIHRDIKPENIIRRKQDNKLVLVDFGAAKAITPANRSVTGTVIGSAAAILNLRYSKGFRF
- the ychF gene encoding redox-regulated ATPase YchF yields the protein MLRAGIVGLPNVGKSTLFNALVANAKAEAANFPFCTIEPNVGVVSVPDRRLEVLAKLSQSQKIVPTRIEFVDIAGLVKGASQGEGLGNQFLANIREVDAIVQVVRCFDDDDIIHVSGSVDPARDIEVINLELALADLAQVEKRLDRCRKQAKGNKEFQAEAAVLEKLFVALNEGQPARQVDLSEEEAELIKNLGLLTRKPIIYATNVSEDDLASGNAWVEAVKAIAVKENAKVVVISAQVESELVELAAEERLDFLQALGVEEGGLQSLITATYELLGLRTYLTTGPQETRAWTILAGMKAPQAAGVIHTDFERGFIRAETVAFDDLVNTGSMQAAKEKGLVRSEGKEYVVQEGDVLLFRFNV
- a CDS encoding metal-sensing transcriptional repressor; this translates as MATDPLPTSNPIAPKSEHLHTEADHPHIHSEASLRQIINRLSRIEGHIRGIKTMVTESRPCPEVLIQVAAVRGAIDRVARLILDEHLSECITRAAKEGNIESEIEELKSALDRFL